The Anoplopoma fimbria isolate UVic2021 breed Golden Eagle Sablefish chromosome 1, Afim_UVic_2022, whole genome shotgun sequence region CTACGTGGACCTGCAGTGTTTGTTGCTGGCTGTAGTTGAAGTGACAGTGCCTACTTGCAGACTGTGTGTTGCGGGTTTTAGTTGCAGTGATGTTGCCTACATGCAGGGTGTTTGTTGCTGGCTACAGTTGCGTGGTGATGTTGCCTACCTGCAGggtgtgtgttgcagtgatgTTGCCTACCTGCAGggtgtgtgttgcagtgatgTTGCCTACCTGCAGggtgtgtgttgcagtgatgTTGCCTACCTGCAGGGTGTGTGTTGCTGGCTGTAGTTGCGCGGTGACGTTGCCAGGGTGAAGTTGATGAACCCGCTCAGCGTGAGGTCTCTGGTGTAGCCGTAGTAGAGCCTCGGTAGGAAGGACGAGGTGAACGCGATGAGGAACGCCTGAAGACAACGGGGAGGAGAAGGTCAGATTCTATTGGCTGCTGATGGAGAAGGTCAGATTCTATTGGCTGCTGATGGAGAAGGTCAGATTCTATTGGCTGCTGATTGAccctcaaacaaaaacagcgtTCAGAAGACGGACCAATAGGAACACAGAGAGGCGTACGTTGCTGAGGACGGCCACGTGGGTGATGACCTGCAGGATGGGGAACCAGATCCCGATGTCCTGAGCCCGCTCGCCAACCGGGCGCCGATACTCCGTCACAAACTTCTGAGCGTCCAGACGGATCTCCACCCAGTTGTTGATGAGAGCGAAGAGAGGAGCCAGAGGACACGCCGCCACGAAGATGGTGATGAATCCAAACTGGATCACtgaggaggacgaagaggaggaacTCTGTGTTAACCCCACCCGCCCCGGCAGCACCAGGAGGATAAATCCAACAGAACAGGACTCACCCATCTCCAGGTACTCGCTGAAGAGTCCCTCACAGACCAGCAGCTGGTAGTCCGTCTCCCAGGGAGgaacctcctcctcttcctcctgcttcacctccctcctctcctcctctcctccctcctccttcacctccttcagtCGATGACTTTGCTTCCTCTTCTGCCACCAGCACTTCAACTTCCTGCCAGATAGTGAGCCATCACATCAGTTAGAAAAGAGTTGTGTACGTTTTATTAAACAAGTTATGTATATGATCAGACACTGCTTTATTATATCATGTTGTTAGCAGTTAGCATCTCGTTAACAGAAGTAATGATCTGGTTTAGTCTGTGTGCTTGTTTTACGGGACGATGAACTCCTGGGCGTTGTTGATCAGCTGTTTTCCCACCATGATGACCAGCAGCTCCTGAGCCAGTTCAATGAGACATCCACCTGCTCCACActgtgagacacaaacacacatacagatgttaACACTCGTTAATAACATAATGATTAGTTACTGAAGATATAATTACAAAACGTTTTCGTCTCGTTTTCTCAAGATAATATCtggtttgtttatattttgtgaatacaattaaaagcatcataattaaactttattagtAGGGTCATGTTCATACAGGTGTAAACAGTGAAGAGGAGCACTGTGTCTCATTCAAGGACATGTGGACACGTGGACAGGAGGAtacagggatcgaaccgccaaccTTGTGACTCCTCTCACCACGTTGACGTGTTcttgagcaaaacactgaagCACACATTTCTCCATCTGTTTATGTAGGAAATAACCAtcatcatggtcttcatcagtaCCACCATGTGACAGACTCACGTCTTCGTTGCGGACTCCAAACAGAGTGTTGTAGTTTCCAGGGTAACCGACGaacctgaacacaaacaaacagacagacaggctttTACTTCAATACAAAGTTCACAAACCAGCTGACAAAAGTCAACACGCTGACGTTAGGTTTTCATTTGATTGGTTTTATTCTGAACATTTTAACTGAAAGTCCAATAAGATTCACTAAATGaatacagagaagaagaaagacacaGAATCAAACTGAAGGGAAGCaatgaaaccaaaacagagaAAGATAGAAGTAAAAAGGGACTGATAGAGAGAACGAAGGCCTCTGGTGATGAAGCGTGAGCCTCGTTCTGATTGGTCGGAGCGCTGCTCACCTTCCTTTAAAGAAGGCGATGTAAACCGGAGACGAGTAGAAGTTGACGAACTGGAAGACGAAGACTTTGAGGATGAACATGTCTTCATATTTAGACTGAGTGCGATGCATCTCtgacagaaacaacacaacaacatcatcTGACTGTGTACGTGTACACCAATAATACTACACGGTCAGTAGTAAACTGTAACCTCAACACAGGATATCAGTTAACACttcacactgtccctttaagacgGCGGATCAGCTCAATGAACTGACGCTGGTTCATTTAAACCTCTAGACTTTTGTTGATacctttctgtttcttttgtctCCTACGTTTGTCACTTTATCACTGTGCATCTCCTGCTATAACAATTCTTGAATCCTTGAAAGCATCATTTTCCCAGAACGTTTCTTTTAGGTTTTTAATTTCTCAACTATTATCAAACctcacacaaatgtttttgtccaaTTAGATACCGTTTTATCTTACTTCACTCACTGTAACATGTTCAgtgactgtttaaaaaaaattcagaacaAATTAGAGACAATAAGAAGAGAATGTGGATAAATTCAGgttccttgttttctttcttaacaCTGGGTTAATCAACttgttaaatgattaaaataaaacctaAATCGAAAACAGTGCCAGAAACTCACCAAACAGataaactgaaatatatatctCAATAACAactttaacagtttttttccaatagtttttcaatgaaaaaaacaaaaatatcagtaaaatgtatttttgtcaaAAGTCTAAGACTAAAACTGAGGATAAGGAGGGTGAGAAAGAAGGTGTGACTCACCCCAGCGGGTGAGTATGTGGGCCAGTGAGGTGTAAACTCTGGACAACATGAGGATGACCAACAGGTTCAACACGGATCCTGAAATACTGGCTACCCTCCCggcctgccacacacacacacacacacacacacacacacacacacacacacacacacacacacacacacacacacacacacacacacacacacacacacacacacacacacacacacacacacacattttaaaatcagggaggttataaaacaataacagaaatgtGAAGTCCATTAGTTGAGGAGTCCCTAAGGGAAGCGTCCTGGAGCCTCTGTTCTTTTACTAGATTTAAAGGTATAAaggttaacgttgtgaattcaaTAGAAACAAATgctaggtttaggcaataaaccagttacattacattacattacattacattacagtcatttaagtTAGGTTAATGAggaaacatcatggttgggcttgaGATAAGAATGTAAACTAGGTTAAATGTAAACAACGTAAAAGAAGTACGGAATGGACGTAACTCCAAAGTAACTTTGGGACATGAACACCggtctccttttttttgtctttaaacaaaCCATCTGTCTAATAATGACATGGATctgttactgttactgctgttagcattgttagaTTCCTAGAGACGTGTGGAGGCACTAGAAACGCTCTGAATACGGTCTGGAGAACCTTTAAGGAAACACTGGCTGTGTTGTGTGGAACTCACGGAGCCGGTTAAGAAGCTGCCAGACTTGTAGATGACGACTGTGAGGATGGATCGGTACAGAATGATGGCCATGAGGAACATCAGCACCATGAAAACCTGCACACAGGAAGTAAACCTTGTGACGTGATAATGGGAAGTGGAGTTCTTCTATTAGTTCAACAATCACTACATCACCTGTTTGACACAGTTGTATGGGCATTCAGTGAAAGACATCTATTGGCTGGCTGAATGAACACATCTAACGAAAACTGTTGAGCAAACTGAAAgtggtttcatgttttttcgTACTTGGTTTCTATTCAGAAACCATCGGTTTCTTTCCTGATTCATCATAAGAAGACTGACTAATGTAGCTAATTATCATGTCTTTGTTCATGTGCGTTGACATTGAACTTAATATAGTACACTGTAAGTTTCCTATTTTTCCATCGTTGTGAGTGGCTCAACATGTTAAATAACATTTGAGTGAACCCCCATCTGAAGATAGAGCTTTGAACCATCAGTTACAACTTCCTTTTACTTCCTGAACATAACCTGTATGAGTGTATTGTTTCGCAAGGTCTTAAACTGCTTCATCAGAAACCGTGATTGGCCAGTGTATGGACCAGTCAGATAACTGTGACTTCACAATTGGCTGACACATCTATTTAATAGCTCTTGTTTCCTTATTATAGGTTCAAACAGCAAACATAAGTCTGTCTCTTAAGTAGGAACTCTATCTTTGAAGTCAGTAACTCCCAATCGTTGCTTCACATCATCACCTCCACTGGATGGAAACGGTCAGAGGTCCAGGTTCAAAGGTCAGGGTTGCTCACCATGAGGACGATGACCATGCAGCCAGTTAGAGTTCTGTTGAGTCGTTTCTTATGAGGGAAGTAAGGTTCCTCTGCTCCCGTCACCGGGTTCCTCATGGTCATCGGCGCCATGGCCGTGAACTCTGGACGAGGTCGCTCCTGTGGAGGACAGATGGACGACAGTCACAAACTCCCAACAAACATTTTGTCAGGTGAGACAGATGTAGTGTGAGACAGGTACCTCGATGTCCTGGAACTCGGAGCAGTCCCAGCGGTGAGACAGAGTTGAACAAGTCCTCTTCCAATACTCCAGAAAGGTGACGGCCCACAGAGACATAAAGACACTAAAAAACACTGTTCCTCCGTTATCAAACATGATACCGgcctgcagagacagacagacagagattcagacagacaggtggactaACTGTGTGTTCACACAGAACGCAAACAGGTCAATATAAAGACAcgtttaaatgtcaaatgtgaAGGTTCTCGAGGAAACAAGCAAGCAGCTACACTGGAGGCAAAGCAGACCGGCGCTGAACTACACATTCATAGTATCGTTGCACTCAACTGTTTaaacaggtggacagacaggtggacagacaggtggacagacaggtggacagacaggtggacacacaggtggacagacaggtggacagacaggtggacacacaggtggacagacaggtggacagacaggtaCCTTGAAGGTGACACAGATGCTGGAGTAGTTCCAGTGGGTGCAGATGTTACAGAGAGGACACATGGTGAAGCCGTCTCCACTGTCACACAACTCCTTcctgcacacacgcacacacacacacacacacacacacacacacacacacacacacacacacacacacacacacacacacacagttaacaaTAAATAGTTATATAACAAGTGTTTATCTCTTGATACCATGCAGAAGATCTGTGAGGGTCTTTAAGATAAGATTAAGATTACATGTGTAGATAAAGTTGAGTGTCGTCAGCATAAGAGCAGaggtaaatatatttctaaatgatTTGTTCAGGAGGGAAAATGTTGACAGAAAAGAACAAAGTTTAAGATGAATCCTTGAGGTAGTAGTCAACTAAAAGTACCATTAAACAAGTCACTGATGCGCAATGGATTGTGGGATACTTTTGACCAAATGATGAGCTGAATGTGTCCTGAATACCCAGCTCTAATTTTGGCCTTTTATAACAGACTATTTGAGTCAAACAGAGTTTATACTTACGCTGGAACGTCAGTGGCCATGATCCAGAACCCAAACAAGAAGATCACAGTCCCAACAAGAGACGCTGGCAACAGCCAGCCGGTGTAGAAACCTGCAGTCAGACACAGTTACACTGTTGAAACCAACGGTGGAGAATCAGTTAGCAGTGGTTAGTTACTACTGTAGTTGCTATAGTTACCGAGCCAGGCAAAGTAAAGCGCTATCTTCTCCCCAAAGTATTCCCTGATGTGATCCAGAGGTTGGTAGTGTTGCCAGTTGGACCACGTGGCCCAGTACGAATACAGGATCTCTCTCAGATGTAAACACTGGAGGGGCACCGGTGGCTTCGGCAGCTGGAAACCACCCTGTAAAACAAAGCATAAAAGGAGAATATGAGGGTGGTGTTCAGTTTGGACAGCTCTTCTGCTGTTATCAGAGTCATCATTTTGGTTAAAAAGAGAGTCAAATATGAATTGTTACAACTTTAAATGTTAGGGTTTTATCAGATGGCCTCTTTATAACATCTTACATCACatagtcctgtcttttgtaATGTTAACACAGTGACTTTGAAATAGGATAAAAAGTGGTGTAACACAAccttaaaataacttaaaacaaGATGTTTAAAGGATGCTGGTTAGGCCTGGAGGGGTCAAACAATGTCAAGGAGAGTGGTTAAAACTAAGGTAAGGGTTTGGGGAGGGGTTAAAGGTCAGGGTTAAGAGCTCACCTCATGCAGCGGGTAGGCAGCAGTGAAGACCTGCTCACTCAGTAGTCGATCGATTCCCACCTCCCCTCTTTTCACCGAGCCGTACGTCGTCCTGGCCAGGATCTCATACAGCTGGAGGGGACGGGACACAGTCACTGCAGGGACGCACCCTGGACTAAAACTAACATCCCTCTGATCCTGATGTCACTACCAGTCTAGCTTCTGGTCAACTGGCCTCTGTGACTCATTGAAAGTCACTGTAGCAGTTTAcccctgttttcagtctgtttgctaagctaggctaacaacaTCCTGGACACATCTCAGACATGAAACTGATTACAAATCTTCTCATCTGATTCTGGAGAGGATAGGGAGCAAGAGGATTTACATAAATGTTGGAGTGTCCCTTTAAATCTCTCTAGGGTTCAATAAAAAGAACAGACGCTCCAGGACGCTTCCCTGAGGAACTCCACAATTTATTGATGTCATATTtctatctttctgtcttttctatGAGATTGTTTCTaattttaatgaagaaaaaatcTAAGGACTATTTAGTATAAATGTGAGATGCTTTTACAATTTAGGTTTAATTCGTCACCATTTTGCTAAATTGTACTAGAAAAGTATACAAAGCTAGTTAAAAGAGAAGTTTCATGTAGTTTTTGAGGTAATATGTTTCAGGATTTGCAGAATTATTGTAATTAGCTGCTTgataacatttttggaaaatgtttttaaatacaattatgaGTTATTCTAAggaaattaaaaggaaattacaGACCAattatacaaaatgttattcttttattttccaacatGAAGTTCTACATGTCGATGTTGATAAAGTTATGATATAGctgcaaatatttaataataactgTGTTATTTGTATTCTTGTGTACTTTGTGCAATAAGCTTCACTGAAATCACGATCAACCTGCAGAACAGTCCAGTTAGTTTTTGTGTATATTAAGTTTTAGAATAAATGCTGATGGGAATCTTAGTTGTGGTCTCCTGAGTGTTTATGAAGGTTCATAGTTTGTTCTTGTGAATGTGTATATGAGTATATGAggatgtgtgcatgtttatagATGGTGTTTGAGGAGGAGGCGTCGCTGCTGCAGCATCCGTCTGCTGACTGAAACATCCTGGAATCTGAGAGGTCAATAGGTCCACCActctgagccaatcagagccgcCTGTGAGGCCACGCCTCCATCCAGACTCTATAAACTCTGTTCAGTCAGAGCCAGGATGTGATGTTTGGATTTCTCCAGTTTACTTTACAAGACTGACAgatgaaaacacatgaataatacCCGCTCATggtattattgtgttattgataaagcagagatgaggagaagTTGGAGAGATTCACTTTTTCgaaatctgtttttttgctcaTCAGATcaatgaaacattatttttgttggcctgtgtatttttgttcatttggtCATTTTATTCAAgcagtaaaaattaaaaaatataaatatatttaaagtttattttttttagtgtctgtgttttttgtttctttcttttttcacatctAATCTAAATAGCACCACAGAAACCAAGtctcatttctgttttccatttttttgaatatttttggtTTGGATTTCTCATCTGAAATCTTGAATCTCTAGAATTGTCTTAAAAGTGATCTTaattttcattgtcatttcaATTTCGTAATGTCTAAATGCACAGAGGagaaacacattacattacaaaataacagaaaaactgaaataagaCTTTTATGATGTAGGTTGTCCCGTTGTTTGATTACACGCTTCAGGAcgtaaacagaaaaacactgacCACCTTTACACGGTGCATTAAAGTGCATTTAAGATTGTATgtaaatatgatattaatatgtgCCTCTAGTGTACACATTGAGATCTGATAACCAAACGTCAGTCGCTCCTGTTTACGCATTTCCAACATATAGTTGTTTAAAGTGGATTGAAAACCtaacttaaacttaaacagTTGGACCATTCAGTTTACCTGATCGCATCACAATCGGCCCTCAATGCATTTTAGGTGCATTTGCATGGGTACTTTCACTTTAATCAGATcacctaaaacacattttagtaCTGGGTTTAAAGTGGGCGACAGTCACTTTATGTCTTTTAACCATCGGTGACTTTTGTACTGCAATGACTATTCGTGTTctcatattgtattgtatttatttgttgttgttttagttttttctgttttgtatggacccatgtgtctgaaataaaagttgaatatatttttaaaaccttaaagaaaaaaagaaaaaaagttctcatgtcttttctttatttgtgttttccagATTGATTGAAATAACTTAATGGAGGGTCGAAAATATGGCTGCATGgtccaaacacacatttttgattttgaatttttgacaaaataaaatcctcCATTCTTTATTTATGAGTGACGTAATTGAATAAATGGATGACACTCATGAGCTGCagaagtaaatatataatatgaggGTCTTTAAACTAAGATTACATGTGTAGATAAAGTTGAGTGTCGTCAGCATAAGAGCAGaggtaaatatatttctaaatgatTTGTTCAGGAGGgaaacatgttgacagaaaaGAACAAAGTTTAAGATGAATCCTTGAGGTAGTAGTCAACTAAAAGTACCATTAAACAAGTCACTGATGTGCAATGGATTGTGGGATACTTTTGACCAAATGATGAGCTGAATGTGTCCTGAATACCCAGCTCTAATTTTGCCCTTTTATAACAACTATTTGACTTTAACAGAGTTTATACTTACGCTGGAACGTCAGTGGCCATGATCCAGAACCCAAACAAGACATAATTGAATAAATGGATTACACTCATGAGCTGtttgagaaaatgttgtttttcaactAATGgactgtttgttaaaaaatacaaatggcCAAATAGAAttctatatttctgtttgtgcagAATGTTGCACCAATATGCTAGAAGATCAAGTAGAGCAGCTTTATctttatctcacacacactctttgtcaGATCTAGTTTCAAGAACCAGTTTTTATTGTTATCACGCGGTGCATTTACCAAAATAAAGTGATGTTTAACCAACTGACACAGAAGTGCTGTTTGTTCTCTGGGTGTCGGGGCTCCATGTGTGCACTTTAAAGGGACTTAGAGGCATTATTGATGGTTTAGGTGGGGGGGGGTCAGCAGCAGGTACCTGGACATGGTCTGACATCACGCCTACTTATGgctaactatatatatatatatatatatatttaaaactataCATCAGAGATGTTGAGGTGTTGAGTTCAGACTCACCACCTGGTGTCTTTGAGTCGTCTTGAAGAACGTCTCTTTGTTGTTACTGCCCAGAAacctgcagacagaaaacaggaaacagactggATTTATTATTGGACTGACGCTTCAGCTGCTTTCAGCTTTCTCCACTTCACAAGACATGCAGTGATTGTTTGCTTGtcgttttctctttttctcgGATAATCGTGGAATTCATTTTCAGGTCGATATATTGTTCcaaacagcttctttttttcacacaacatGCAAATAATACGTAGCAAAAAAGCGACTTAGTTTTTCGGTGCATAAAAGCAATAAAGGCATCGTCCAATCAGGTTAGTGCTGGTTTAGTTGCTTCGATGTTTATATGACATCGGGCAgtgcagaccagatccactcatCAGGTTCTCACCTTTCACAAATAATAGTTGGAGACatataatattttctattttttggtGTCATTTATTTCTCATAGCACCGCTGTGTAAAGGCCTCATCAAAGTTCGGGTCTCAGATCATCACTGCATTGGATGAACAGGAAAGCACCCAAAAATCAACAAggaaggaaaaatgtaaaagctaGTTTTATTGGCTTCAGCACTTTTCAATGATCCAGCACACATTAATGAGACCTTTCTAGTGGAGATGAACTCCACAGAAACAAATATTgagtaaatacataaaaacgGTCGGTCTGCTGTTGATGTCTTCACCTCTGCAGCTTGCTGGTC contains the following coding sequences:
- the ano7 gene encoding anoctamin-7; this encodes MRRRGEEREDSAELIAMETEPEKDYGSITTNAPVQRPERNVFSDGSTRVDFVLVWEEPLSSEKDDSKGVNPAHKRWRTVFLNKLRGSGLLQEQKEVLEAKTKICFVLLSAPWSVLCYYAEEISLRVPLQVVTAPITNWSSRVFSRLSLPNPLSQDVPRPPPDFYSCQFRTSKLQRFLGSNNKETFFKTTQRHQVLYEILARTTYGSVKRGEVGIDRLLSEQVFTAAYPLHEGGFQLPKPPVPLQCLHLREILYSYWATWSNWQHYQPLDHIREYFGEKIALYFAWLGFYTGWLLPASLVGTVIFLFGFWIMATDVPAKELCDSGDGFTMCPLCNICTHWNYSSICVTFKAGIMFDNGGTVFFSVFMSLWAVTFLEYWKRTCSTLSHRWDCSEFQDIEERPRPEFTAMAPMTMRNPVTGAEEPYFPHKKRLNRTLTGCMVIVLMVFMVLMFLMAIILYRSILTVVIYKSGSFLTGSAGRVASISGSVLNLLVILMLSRVYTSLAHILTRWEMHRTQSKYEDMFILKVFVFQFVNFYSSPVYIAFFKGRFVGYPGNYNTLFGVRNEDCGAGGCLIELAQELLVIMVGKQLINNAQEFIVPKLKCWWQKRKQSHRLKEVKEEGGEEERREVKQEEEEEVPPWETDYQLLVCEGLFSEYLEMVIQFGFITIFVAACPLAPLFALINNWVEIRLDAQKFVTEYRRPVGERAQDIGIWFPILQVITHVAVLSNAFLIAFTSSFLPRLYYGYTRDLTLSGFINFTLATSPRNYSQQHTPCRYWGLRDADGDYLPEYFHLLAIRLAFVIVFEHVVFSIGRLIDLMVPDVPEEVEMKMKREHYMAKQALAENQSLGKTIIPGEEEVLPSGPVSRPFGPPQSDSPPPNLKVIPEGTSTPGSS